In a single window of the Nocardioides sp. L-11A genome:
- a CDS encoding saccharopine dehydrogenase NADP-binding domain-containing protein — protein sequence MTGMRILLVGAGGVGGAFAAIAARRDFFETIVVADHDPARAEQAAAVDTRFTAARVDASSAAAVTALCREHRITHVMNAVDPVFDMPVFEGAFAAGADYLDMAMSLSRPHPETPYQTTGVKLGDEQFARAGDWEAAGRLALVGIGVEPGLSDVFARYAADHLFAEIDELGTRDGANLVVTDDDGNEIFAPSFSMWTTIEECLNPPVIWEVERGWFTTAPFSEPEVFDFPEGIGPVECVNVEHEEVLLMPRWVDCRRVTFKYGLGEEFITMLRVLNTLGLDRTEKVRVKGVEVSPRDVVAAVLPDPATVGPRMTGKTCAGLWVTGTGKDAEGHPTGPRSTYLYHVVDNAWSMAEYGHQCVVWQTAVNPVVALELLATGTWQGTGVLGPEAFDAVPFLDLLTAYGAPWGQREQ from the coding sequence ATGACCGGGATGCGGATCCTCCTCGTGGGCGCCGGCGGTGTGGGCGGTGCCTTCGCCGCGATCGCCGCCCGCCGCGACTTCTTCGAGACGATCGTCGTCGCCGACCACGACCCGGCCCGCGCCGAGCAGGCCGCCGCCGTCGACACTCGGTTCACCGCGGCCCGGGTGGACGCCTCGTCCGCGGCAGCGGTGACCGCCCTGTGCCGTGAGCACCGCATCACCCACGTCATGAACGCCGTGGACCCGGTCTTCGACATGCCCGTCTTCGAGGGGGCCTTCGCGGCGGGCGCGGACTATCTCGACATGGCGATGTCGCTCTCGCGGCCGCACCCCGAGACGCCGTACCAGACGACGGGGGTGAAGCTCGGCGACGAGCAGTTCGCCCGCGCCGGCGACTGGGAGGCCGCCGGGCGGTTGGCACTGGTCGGGATCGGCGTGGAGCCGGGTCTCTCCGACGTGTTCGCCCGCTACGCCGCGGACCACCTGTTCGCCGAGATCGACGAGCTCGGCACCCGCGACGGCGCCAACCTGGTCGTGACCGACGACGACGGCAACGAGATCTTCGCGCCGTCGTTCTCCATGTGGACCACGATCGAGGAGTGTCTCAACCCGCCGGTGATCTGGGAGGTCGAGCGCGGCTGGTTCACCACCGCCCCGTTCAGCGAGCCCGAGGTCTTCGACTTCCCGGAGGGGATCGGCCCGGTCGAATGCGTCAACGTCGAGCACGAGGAGGTGCTCCTCATGCCGCGCTGGGTCGACTGCAGGCGGGTGACCTTCAAGTACGGCCTCGGCGAGGAGTTCATCACGATGCTGCGCGTGCTCAACACGCTCGGCCTCGACCGGACCGAGAAGGTGCGGGTCAAGGGAGTCGAGGTCTCGCCGCGCGACGTCGTGGCGGCGGTGCTGCCCGACCCGGCGACGGTGGGGCCGCGGATGACGGGCAAGACCTGTGCGGGCCTGTGGGTCACCGGCACGGGCAAGGACGCCGAGGGCCATCCGACCGGCCCGCGCTCGACCTACCTCTACCACGTGGTCGACAACGCCTGGTCGATGGCGGAGTACGGCCACCAGTGCGTGGTCTGGCAGACCGCGGTCAACCCCGTCGTCGCGCTCGAGCTGCTCGCGACCGGCACCTGGCAGGGCACCGGCGTGCTCGGCCCCGAGGCGTTCGATGCGGTGCCCTTCCTCGACCTGCTGACGGCGTACGGCGCCCCGTGGGGTCAGCGCGAGCAATGA
- a CDS encoding ABC transporter ATP-binding protein, which produces MSLAADSGGRSLRLAALTKEFATFTAVRSLDLEIPAGTFFALLGPSGCGKTTTLRMVAGLETPTSGTIHLGDSEITYEKPYRRPVNTVFQNYALFPHLDIHENVAFGLRRRKVKDVDQQVREMLALVELEAQARKKPPQMSGGQQQRVALARALINRPEVLLLDEPLGALDLKLRRSMQIELKRIQTEVGLTFVHVTHDQEEAMTMADTIAVMNGGLIEQLGSPAELYENPRTTFVANFLGQSNLIPGTVTSAEGDVVRVDMHGTQVSIPADRAHVHSGAGWVGIRPEKVLVAPVGEPIDAPGNHMTGGVITDVSFVGVSTQYLVMMPWGQELMSFEQNTGRRAVLATGTKVDVSWRPEFAFLLPASQDVNAGVVEES; this is translated from the coding sequence ATGTCATTGGCGGCTGACAGCGGGGGCCGGAGTCTTCGGCTCGCCGCGCTCACCAAGGAGTTCGCCACCTTCACGGCCGTGCGCTCCCTCGACCTGGAGATCCCCGCGGGCACCTTCTTCGCCCTCCTCGGCCCGTCCGGCTGCGGCAAGACGACCACGCTGCGGATGGTGGCCGGCCTCGAGACGCCGACCTCCGGCACGATCCACCTCGGCGACAGCGAGATCACCTACGAGAAGCCGTACCGGCGGCCGGTCAACACCGTCTTCCAGAACTACGCGCTCTTCCCCCATCTCGACATCCACGAGAACGTCGCCTTCGGGCTGCGCCGCCGCAAGGTCAAGGACGTCGACCAGCAGGTACGGGAGATGCTCGCGCTGGTCGAGCTCGAGGCCCAGGCCCGCAAGAAGCCGCCGCAGATGTCGGGCGGCCAGCAGCAGCGGGTCGCGCTGGCACGGGCCCTCATCAACCGTCCCGAGGTGCTCCTGCTCGACGAGCCGCTCGGCGCGCTGGACCTCAAGCTGCGCCGCTCGATGCAGATCGAGCTCAAGCGGATCCAGACCGAGGTCGGCCTCACCTTCGTGCACGTCACGCACGACCAGGAGGAGGCGATGACGATGGCCGACACCATCGCGGTGATGAACGGCGGCCTCATCGAGCAGCTCGGATCCCCCGCGGAGCTCTACGAGAACCCGCGCACCACCTTCGTCGCCAACTTCCTCGGGCAGTCCAACCTGATCCCCGGCACCGTGACCAGCGCCGAGGGCGACGTCGTCCGGGTGGACATGCACGGCACCCAGGTCTCGATCCCCGCCGACCGCGCCCACGTGCACAGCGGCGCGGGCTGGGTCGGCATCCGCCCCGAGAAGGTGCTGGTCGCCCCCGTCGGCGAGCCGATCGACGCGCCCGGCAACCACATGACCGGCGGCGTGATCACCGACGTCAGCTTCGTCGGCGTCAGCACGCAGTACCTCGTGATGATGCCGTGGGGCCAGGAGCTGATGTCCTTCGAGCAGAACACCGGCCGGCGCGCCGTCCTCGCGACGGGCACGAAGGTGGACGTCTCCTGGCGACCGGAGTTCGCCTTCCTGCTGCCGGCCAGCCAGGACGTCAACGCCGGCGTCGTCGAGGAGTCCTGA
- a CDS encoding DUF2220 family protein: MKTPEDARRAVARRLDDDWHKVAAGTGTWRSDVNLGSSQLKGALLAARWDDVFAVRMQWWDWEQEPIPGVRLDWRDVSPTQRLPARLVVDDVDAAARLVGGDWVDRLARARDRRVVLAERFPGLADPARLLKAVDGYTDADFDVACRAAAWFVANPTSGRTARQVGVEGMGTKWLARRGAVVRHLAALDDLGLVPGRPSRVHVTYLDPDHNARAGTRRHDVVTVGDRDVLAYRPRVVVISENRDTAQFFPPVDGGIAVEGDGNGPGAIPDLEWLRDAAVVWYWGDMDAKGLEILDSYRVRGVPARSLFMDLAAYERWGRYGVDDNDDGSRIEPKEPRRLERLEPQEQALYLALCSFVWAGHRRVEQEPIPLEVAAAVVRAD, encoded by the coding sequence GTGAAGACGCCTGAGGATGCACGTCGAGCCGTCGCGCGGCGACTCGACGACGACTGGCACAAGGTCGCCGCCGGCACCGGCACCTGGCGATCGGACGTCAACCTGGGCAGCTCGCAGCTCAAGGGCGCCCTGTTGGCGGCGCGATGGGACGACGTCTTCGCGGTCCGCATGCAGTGGTGGGACTGGGAGCAGGAGCCGATCCCCGGCGTCCGGCTCGACTGGCGGGACGTGTCGCCCACCCAACGGCTGCCCGCACGCCTGGTCGTCGACGACGTCGACGCGGCCGCGCGGCTGGTGGGCGGCGACTGGGTGGACCGATTGGCGCGCGCCCGTGATCGGCGGGTGGTCCTGGCCGAGCGGTTCCCCGGGCTGGCCGACCCGGCCCGGCTGCTCAAGGCGGTCGACGGCTACACCGACGCCGACTTCGACGTGGCCTGTCGCGCGGCCGCCTGGTTCGTCGCGAACCCGACCAGTGGCAGGACGGCCCGCCAGGTCGGCGTCGAGGGCATGGGGACGAAGTGGCTGGCCCGACGTGGCGCCGTCGTCCGTCATCTCGCCGCTCTCGACGATCTCGGTCTCGTCCCCGGACGGCCGTCGCGGGTCCATGTGACCTATCTCGATCCCGACCACAACGCCCGTGCGGGCACCCGGCGGCACGATGTGGTCACGGTCGGCGACCGTGACGTGCTGGCCTATCGGCCGCGCGTGGTCGTGATCTCCGAGAACCGGGACACCGCGCAGTTCTTCCCGCCCGTCGACGGTGGCATCGCGGTCGAGGGTGACGGCAACGGTCCGGGCGCGATCCCCGACCTCGAGTGGCTCAGGGACGCCGCGGTGGTCTGGTACTGGGGCGACATGGATGCCAAGGGGCTCGAGATCCTCGACAGCTACCGCGTGCGCGGGGTGCCGGCCCGCTCGCTCTTCATGGATCTGGCCGCCTACGAGCGATGGGGGCGCTACGGGGTCGACGACAACGACGACGGTTCGCGGATCGAGCCGAAGGAGCCGCGCCGGCTCGAACGGCTGGAGCCGCAGGAGCAGGCGCTCTACCTCGCGCTGTGCTCCTTCGTCTGGGCCGGACACCGCCGGGTGGAGCAGGAGCCGATCCCGCTGGAGGTGGCCGCCGCGGTCGTCCGAGCGGACTGA
- a CDS encoding FAD-dependent oxidoreductase produces the protein MTLTPREAHARADAAAPAVLWLDSPDRPDARVPVGDADVDLLVVGGGFTGLWTALRALERDPGRSVLVVERDRLAEHATGRNGGFCEASLTHGEANGQERWPDEYAALERMGLANLDEIEATVARYGISCGFERTGQLSVATRTHEVDLLEPSVPGFLDATAVQAAVDSPTYLAGRLDAEGCAMVDPARLAWGLAAAAESLGARIAEDTSVLRLRRRGTSVEATTSHGVVRARQVVLATNVFTSLLRRMRARVVPVYDHVLATEPLTAEQRAALRWTARFGVADSGNLFHYYRLTADDRILWGGYDAVYHFGRGMAPGHEQRPATHRLLAEHFYATFPQLSEVRFTHRWGGVIDTCTRFCAFYGLAHRGRVAYATGFTGLGVGASRFAADVMLDLLEGTPTERTRLAMVREKPLPFPPEPFAWVGIQLTRWASARADETGRRNLWLRTMDRLGLGFDS, from the coding sequence ATGACCCTCACGCCCCGGGAGGCCCACGCGCGGGCGGATGCCGCCGCGCCCGCCGTGCTCTGGCTCGACTCCCCCGACCGTCCCGACGCGCGGGTGCCCGTCGGCGATGCGGACGTCGACCTGCTGGTGGTGGGCGGCGGCTTCACCGGCCTCTGGACGGCGCTGCGCGCGCTCGAGCGCGATCCCGGACGCTCGGTGCTGGTCGTCGAGCGGGACCGGCTCGCCGAGCACGCCACCGGGCGCAACGGCGGCTTCTGCGAGGCCAGTCTGACCCACGGCGAGGCCAACGGGCAGGAGCGCTGGCCCGACGAGTACGCGGCGCTGGAGCGGATGGGCCTGGCCAACCTGGACGAGATCGAGGCGACCGTCGCCCGGTACGGGATCTCCTGCGGCTTCGAGCGCACCGGCCAGCTCTCGGTCGCGACCCGCACGCACGAGGTCGACCTGCTCGAGCCCTCCGTGCCCGGCTTCCTCGACGCGACGGCGGTGCAGGCGGCGGTCGACTCCCCCACCTACCTCGCCGGACGCCTGGACGCCGAGGGCTGCGCGATGGTCGACCCCGCCCGGCTGGCGTGGGGCCTGGCCGCCGCTGCGGAGTCCCTCGGGGCGCGGATCGCCGAGGACACGTCCGTCCTACGCCTGCGCCGCCGAGGCACGTCCGTCGAGGCGACGACCTCCCACGGCGTCGTACGGGCCCGGCAGGTCGTGCTCGCGACGAACGTGTTCACCTCGCTGCTGCGACGGATGCGGGCGCGGGTCGTCCCCGTCTACGACCATGTGCTGGCGACCGAGCCGCTCACCGCCGAGCAGCGTGCGGCACTCCGCTGGACGGCACGCTTCGGGGTCGCCGACAGCGGCAACCTCTTCCACTACTACCGGCTGACCGCGGACGACCGGATCCTGTGGGGCGGGTACGACGCCGTCTACCACTTCGGGCGCGGGATGGCGCCCGGGCATGAGCAGCGCCCGGCCACACACCGACTCCTCGCCGAGCACTTCTACGCGACCTTCCCCCAGCTGTCGGAGGTGCGGTTCACCCACCGGTGGGGCGGGGTGATCGACACCTGCACCCGATTCTGCGCGTTCTACGGGCTCGCCCACCGCGGCAGGGTGGCCTACGCGACCGGGTTCACCGGGCTCGGCGTGGGCGCCTCGCGGTTCGCCGCGGACGTGATGCTCGACCTGCTCGAGGGCACGCCGACCGAGCGGACCCGGCTGGCCATGGTGCGCGAGAAGCCGCTGCCCTTCCCGCCCGAGCCCTTCGCCTGGGTCGGCATCCAGCTCACCCGGTGGGCGTCGGCACGCGCCGACGAGACCGGCCGCCGCAACCTGTGGCTGCGGACCATGGACCGGCTGGGACTCGGCTTCGACTCATGA
- a CDS encoding ABC transporter permease → MTGLQRAGRWIGEHLVLAAGLLVLVYMFVPIAVVMLMSFNDNSESRNVYAFRDFTWSNWANPCRPDGMCEAVVRSIEIGLLATLVATILGSLAAFALVRHDFLGRSVANTVIFLPMASPEIVMGSSLLALFVAGGFGGRLGFVTIFIAHVMFCLSFVIVTVKARLSGLDQNLEQAAMDLYASEWTTFWRVTFPLVFPGVAAAALLSFSLSFDDFIITNLNAGQTVTFPMFVWGVAQRGIPMQVNVVGTVMFLISLFLVVGNMLVTRKRAAV, encoded by the coding sequence ATGACGGGACTGCAGCGGGCCGGGCGATGGATCGGCGAGCACCTCGTGCTGGCGGCCGGTCTGCTCGTGCTGGTCTACATGTTCGTGCCGATCGCCGTCGTGATGCTGATGAGCTTCAACGACAACAGCGAGTCGCGCAACGTCTATGCGTTCCGGGACTTCACCTGGAGCAACTGGGCCAACCCCTGCCGACCCGACGGCATGTGCGAGGCGGTGGTCCGCAGCATCGAGATCGGGCTGCTCGCGACCCTCGTGGCGACCATCCTGGGCAGCCTGGCCGCCTTCGCGCTGGTCCGCCACGACTTCCTCGGCCGCTCGGTCGCCAACACGGTGATCTTCCTGCCGATGGCCTCACCCGAGATCGTGATGGGCTCCTCGCTGCTCGCCCTGTTCGTCGCCGGCGGATTCGGCGGCCGATTGGGCTTCGTGACGATCTTCATCGCGCACGTGATGTTCTGCCTGTCCTTCGTCATCGTGACGGTGAAGGCCCGACTGTCCGGGCTGGACCAGAATCTCGAGCAGGCCGCGATGGACCTCTACGCCAGCGAGTGGACGACCTTCTGGCGGGTGACCTTCCCGCTGGTGTTCCCCGGTGTCGCCGCCGCGGCGCTGCTGAGCTTCTCGCTGTCCTTCGACGACTTCATCATCACCAACCTCAACGCGGGCCAGACCGTCACCTTCCCGATGTTCGTGTGGGGCGTCGCGCAGCGTGGCATCCCGATGCAGGTCAACGTGGTCGGGACCGTGATGTTCCTGATCTCGCTGTTCCTCGTCGTCGGCAACATGCTGGTCACCCGCAAGCGGGCTGCAGTCTGA
- a CDS encoding DUF6389 family protein has product MDEETYRERLGRVLADHTEDLAARLRTIAEVAAGPAGEPVAGIAVEVFPGDDDEGAFDVWARFDGPDAFALNRPIDDVRHLFGVTYGEHGFEPDVPAPGLGRPGFDVGEVIVEVVASWVAPVWADLAPPALPPFEVTRAGGCS; this is encoded by the coding sequence GTGGACGAGGAGACCTACCGCGAGCGGCTCGGCCGGGTCCTGGCCGACCACACCGAAGACCTGGCCGCGCGGCTGCGCACCATCGCCGAGGTGGCCGCCGGACCGGCCGGGGAGCCGGTGGCCGGTATCGCCGTCGAGGTCTTCCCCGGCGACGACGACGAGGGGGCCTTCGATGTCTGGGCCCGGTTCGACGGTCCGGACGCGTTCGCGCTCAACCGGCCGATCGACGACGTGCGCCACCTCTTCGGTGTCACGTACGGCGAGCACGGATTCGAGCCCGACGTGCCTGCTCCCGGACTCGGTCGGCCCGGCTTCGACGTCGGCGAGGTGATCGTGGAGGTGGTGGCCTCCTGGGTCGCGCCGGTCTGGGCGGACCTGGCGCCGCCGGCGCTCCCGCCGTTCGAGGTCACCCGTGCCGGCGGCTGCTCATGA
- a CDS encoding ABC transporter permease — MRRGRFTGYWLMLPAGLWLALFFVIPFYSLLATSLFDPQGSVLTGYDVDYRFANFVDALQQFWEPLVRSLWYAAVATAICLVLGYVLAYAIAFKAGRWRTLLLVLVIAPFFTSFLVRTLSWKLILADDGFVVDTLQFLQILGDDGRLLATPVAVIAGLVYNFLPFMVLPLYASLEKIDGRLIEAAGDLYASPTRGFLKVTLPLSKPGVVAGTLLTFIPAAGDYINAALLGSPNQRMVGNVIQNLFTSTGDYATAGALSVILMVIIVAMVMLYIRTAGTEELV, encoded by the coding sequence ATGCGGCGCGGGCGGTTCACCGGCTACTGGCTGATGCTGCCGGCGGGCCTGTGGCTCGCCCTCTTCTTCGTCATCCCGTTCTACTCGCTGCTCGCGACCAGCCTGTTCGACCCGCAGGGCTCGGTGCTGACGGGCTACGACGTCGACTACCGGTTCGCGAACTTCGTCGACGCGCTCCAGCAGTTCTGGGAGCCCCTGGTCCGGTCGCTGTGGTACGCCGCGGTCGCCACCGCGATCTGCCTGGTGCTGGGCTACGTCCTCGCCTACGCGATCGCGTTCAAGGCCGGAAGGTGGCGCACCCTGCTGCTGGTCCTGGTGATCGCCCCGTTCTTCACCAGCTTCCTGGTCCGCACGCTGTCCTGGAAGCTGATCCTGGCCGACGACGGGTTCGTGGTCGACACTCTGCAGTTCCTGCAGATCCTCGGCGACGACGGGCGGCTCCTCGCGACGCCGGTCGCGGTGATCGCCGGGCTCGTCTACAACTTCCTGCCGTTCATGGTGCTGCCGCTCTACGCCAGCCTGGAGAAGATCGACGGGCGGCTGATCGAGGCCGCCGGCGACCTCTACGCCTCGCCGACCCGCGGCTTCCTCAAGGTGACCCTGCCGCTCTCCAAGCCGGGGGTCGTGGCGGGCACCCTGCTCACCTTCATCCCGGCGGCCGGCGACTACATCAACGCCGCGCTGCTGGGCAGCCCCAACCAGCGCATGGTGGGCAATGTCATCCAGAACCTGTTCACCAGCACCGGCGACTACGCCACCGCCGGAGCGCTGTCGGTGATCCTGATGGTGATCATCGTCGCGATGGTCATGCTCTACATCCGCACGGCCGGGACGGAGGAGCTGGTATGA
- a CDS encoding aspartate aminotransferase family protein: MVDTTTHDALQQSARDHLWMHFTRMSSYDTAEVPVIVRGDGAYVWDAHGRKYLDALGGLFVSQLGHGRTDLAEAAAKQAAELAFFPLWSYAHPTAIELAAKIAGHAPGDLNRVFFTSGGGEAVESAWKLAKNYFKLVGKPMKHKVISRSIAYHGTTQGALSITGLPGLKAPFEPLVPSTFRVPNTNIYRAPSFLEGADGAVDPEVFGRWAADQIAVAIENEGPETVAAVFLEPVQNAGGCFPPPPGYFQRVREICDQYDVLLVSDEVICAYGRLGHMFGAERYGYQPDIITSAKGITSGYAPLGAMIASDRVYEPFAHGTETFLHGYTFGGHPVSTAVALKNFEIFEDEKVLEGVRENEGAFRGTLERLLDLPIVGDVRGDGYFYGIELVKDKATKETFDEEESERLLRGFLSKALYDAGLYCRADDRGDPVIQLSPPLICGQEHFDEIEQKLRAVLTEAAGLL; the protein is encoded by the coding sequence GTGGTAGACACAACGACGCACGACGCCCTCCAGCAGTCCGCCCGGGATCACCTGTGGATGCACTTCACCCGCATGTCGTCGTACGACACCGCGGAGGTGCCGGTCATCGTCCGCGGTGACGGCGCCTACGTGTGGGACGCCCACGGCCGCAAGTACCTCGACGCCCTCGGCGGACTCTTCGTCAGCCAGCTGGGCCACGGCCGCACCGACCTCGCCGAGGCCGCCGCGAAACAGGCCGCGGAGCTCGCGTTCTTCCCGCTGTGGTCCTACGCCCACCCGACGGCGATCGAGCTGGCCGCGAAGATCGCCGGGCACGCGCCGGGCGACCTCAACCGGGTCTTCTTCACCTCCGGCGGCGGCGAGGCCGTCGAGTCGGCGTGGAAGCTCGCCAAGAACTACTTCAAGCTGGTCGGCAAGCCGATGAAGCACAAGGTGATCAGCCGCTCCATCGCCTACCACGGCACGACCCAGGGCGCCCTGTCGATCACCGGCCTCCCGGGGCTCAAGGCGCCGTTCGAGCCGCTGGTGCCCTCGACCTTCCGGGTGCCCAACACCAACATCTACCGCGCTCCCTCGTTCCTGGAGGGCGCCGACGGCGCCGTCGACCCGGAGGTGTTCGGCCGCTGGGCCGCCGACCAGATCGCCGTCGCCATCGAGAACGAGGGCCCCGAGACCGTCGCGGCCGTCTTCCTCGAGCCGGTGCAGAATGCCGGTGGCTGCTTCCCGCCGCCGCCGGGCTACTTCCAGCGGGTGCGCGAGATCTGCGACCAGTACGACGTCCTGCTGGTCTCCGACGAGGTGATCTGCGCCTACGGCCGGCTGGGCCACATGTTCGGCGCCGAGCGCTACGGCTACCAGCCCGACATCATCACCTCGGCGAAGGGCATCACCTCCGGCTACGCGCCGCTGGGTGCGATGATCGCCAGCGACCGGGTCTACGAGCCCTTCGCCCACGGCACGGAGACCTTCCTGCACGGCTACACCTTCGGTGGGCACCCGGTCTCCACGGCCGTGGCGCTGAAGAACTTCGAGATCTTCGAGGACGAGAAGGTCCTCGAGGGCGTGCGCGAGAACGAGGGAGCCTTCCGGGGCACCCTGGAGCGGCTGCTCGACCTGCCGATCGTCGGCGACGTGCGCGGCGACGGGTACTTCTACGGCATCGAGCTGGTCAAGGACAAGGCCACCAAGGAGACCTTCGACGAGGAGGAGTCCGAGCGGCTGCTGCGCGGCTTCCTCTCCAAGGCGCTCTACGACGCCGGCCTCTACTGCCGCGCCGACGACCGCGGCGACCCGGTCATCCAGCTCTCCCCGCCGCTGATCTGCGGCCAGGAGCACTTCGACGAGATCGAGCAGAAGCTCCGCGCGGTCCTCACCGAGGCGGCAGGGCTGCTGTAG
- a CDS encoding aminobutyraldehyde dehydrogenase: MTPLRNVIDGASVDAASGATYDIVNPATGRAYATAPASGAEDVDRAMRAAERAFEAWGDTTPKERQEALLRIAQALEDRADEFVRVESENTGKPLGLTADEELPPSVDEFRFFAGAARVLEGRSAGEYLKDHTSWVRREPIGVVAQVTPWNYPLMMAIWKIAPALAAGNTVVLKPSDTTPASTVRLAELAAEILPPGVLNVVCGDRDTGRALIEHRTPQLVAITGSVRAGIEVAGAAATDLKRVHLELGGKAPVVVFDDADVAAAAEAIATAGYFNAGQDCTAATRVLAAGGIHDELVAALAEQARAARTGLPDDPDILYGALNNPDQLARVAGMVDRLPDHARIEAGGTRPTVTGGEGGYYYDPTVVSGLRQDDEVVQDEIFGPVITVQHFADEAEAVRNANDVRYGLSSSVWTSDHGRAMRMSRRLDFGVVWINTHIPFVSEMPHGGFKHSGYGKDLSMYGLEDYTRIKHVMSYTGA; this comes from the coding sequence ATGACCCCCCTGCGCAACGTCATCGACGGCGCGTCCGTCGACGCCGCCTCCGGAGCCACCTACGACATCGTCAACCCCGCGACCGGCCGTGCCTACGCGACCGCACCCGCCAGCGGCGCCGAGGACGTCGACCGGGCGATGCGGGCCGCCGAGCGCGCTTTCGAGGCGTGGGGTGACACCACCCCCAAGGAGCGGCAGGAGGCACTGCTGCGCATCGCCCAGGCGCTGGAGGACCGTGCCGACGAGTTCGTCCGCGTGGAGTCCGAGAACACCGGCAAGCCGCTCGGTCTGACCGCCGACGAGGAGCTGCCGCCGAGCGTCGACGAGTTCCGCTTCTTCGCCGGTGCGGCCCGCGTCCTCGAGGGGCGCAGCGCGGGCGAGTACCTCAAGGACCACACCTCCTGGGTACGGCGCGAGCCGATCGGGGTGGTCGCCCAGGTGACCCCGTGGAACTACCCGCTGATGATGGCGATCTGGAAGATCGCGCCCGCCCTCGCCGCCGGCAACACCGTGGTCCTCAAGCCGAGCGACACGACGCCCGCCAGCACGGTCCGGCTGGCCGAGCTGGCCGCGGAAATCCTGCCGCCCGGCGTGCTCAACGTCGTGTGCGGCGACCGCGACACCGGCCGCGCCCTGATCGAGCACCGTACGCCGCAGCTGGTCGCGATCACCGGCTCGGTGCGGGCCGGCATCGAGGTCGCCGGGGCCGCGGCGACCGATCTCAAGCGGGTGCACCTGGAGCTGGGCGGCAAGGCGCCGGTCGTGGTGTTCGACGACGCCGACGTCGCGGCGGCCGCGGAGGCGATCGCGACCGCCGGCTACTTCAACGCCGGCCAGGACTGCACGGCCGCTACCCGGGTGCTCGCCGCCGGGGGCATCCACGACGAGCTGGTGGCCGCACTCGCCGAGCAGGCCCGCGCCGCCCGCACCGGGCTCCCCGACGACCCCGACATCCTCTACGGCGCGCTCAACAACCCCGACCAGCTCGCCCGCGTCGCCGGGATGGTCGACCGGCTGCCCGACCACGCCCGGATCGAGGCCGGCGGCACCCGGCCCACGGTCACCGGCGGCGAGGGTGGCTACTACTACGACCCGACGGTCGTCTCCGGGCTCCGCCAGGACGACGAGGTGGTCCAGGACGAGATCTTCGGCCCGGTCATCACCGTGCAGCACTTCGCCGACGAGGCGGAGGCGGTACGCAACGCCAACGACGTGCGCTATGGCCTGTCGTCGAGCGTGTGGACCAGCGACCACGGCCGCGCGATGCGGATGTCGCGCCGGCTCGACTTCGGCGTGGTCTGGATCAACACCCACATCCCCTTCGTCTCCGAGATGCCGCACGGCGGCTTCAAGCACTCCGGCTACGGCAAGGACCTGTCCATGTACGGCCTGGAGGACTACACGCGCATCAAGCACGTGATGTCCTACACGGGGGCGTGA